One Natronolimnobius sp. AArcel1 genomic region harbors:
- a CDS encoding MFS transporter, with translation MNVLSDPTTRRWLAWGALATIFLLVNLHRLSTGVIADRLTVAFGTTAAQLGVLHASFFLIYAIVQIPTGVLADRFGPRLVGSIGGFVLSLGAIGFAISDSFLAAFLSRALIGLGSGVIFISILRFCANWYRPDEFATMTGLTAGVAGLGAILATTPLAVTVDLFGWRPSIGALAVVGFIGAGATALLARNSPADAGLEPIDGVPTQSSSSRSEIIETLRTLARDIDQWLLSVIFFAGNGAVLTLIGLWGVPYLVVVYDLNVATASYFTMLGSVGMLVGSPVIGWLSDRLEQRLVPLSAGVAAFAIALSVIPVFGQPPLWAIAVSYLACGFLLGSIMLSLSVIKERYPPAASGVATATVNTFGFVGGTVLPAAMGLALDAYQTDETVDGTIAYTEFGYRIAFGVLAATLVVAFLCSLWLLIRDRRRKQHPQHRSGQ, from the coding sequence GTGAACGTCCTGTCGGATCCCACAACGCGACGCTGGCTCGCATGGGGTGCGCTGGCGACCATCTTCTTGCTGGTCAATCTCCACCGACTTTCGACTGGCGTCATTGCAGACCGCCTTACGGTGGCGTTCGGAACGACCGCCGCCCAGCTCGGCGTGTTACACGCCTCGTTCTTTCTCATCTACGCGATCGTCCAGATACCAACCGGCGTCCTCGCCGATCGGTTCGGTCCGCGCCTTGTCGGCTCGATCGGTGGCTTCGTCCTGAGCCTCGGCGCAATCGGATTTGCGATCAGCGATAGCTTCCTCGCCGCCTTTCTCTCGCGGGCGCTCATCGGCCTCGGCAGCGGGGTCATATTCATTTCGATCCTGCGATTTTGTGCGAACTGGTACCGGCCCGACGAGTTCGCGACGATGACCGGACTGACCGCTGGCGTCGCCGGATTGGGGGCGATTCTCGCAACGACGCCGCTTGCAGTCACCGTCGATCTGTTCGGTTGGCGGCCCTCGATCGGCGCGCTCGCAGTCGTTGGCTTCATTGGAGCCGGTGCAACCGCCCTATTGGCGCGCAACTCCCCCGCTGACGCCGGCCTCGAGCCAATCGATGGCGTCCCTACGCAGTCCTCGAGTTCCCGGTCGGAGATTATCGAGACACTGCGAACCCTGGCTCGAGACATCGATCAGTGGCTTCTTTCGGTCATCTTTTTCGCCGGGAACGGGGCCGTGTTGACGCTCATTGGGCTGTGGGGCGTGCCGTACCTGGTCGTGGTCTACGACCTCAACGTGGCGACCGCGTCGTACTTTACGATGCTCGGATCGGTCGGCATGCTCGTTGGCTCGCCGGTCATCGGCTGGCTCTCGGATCGCCTCGAGCAACGACTGGTACCGCTTTCAGCTGGGGTGGCTGCGTTCGCGATTGCACTTAGCGTCATCCCCGTCTTCGGCCAACCACCATTGTGGGCGATTGCCGTGTCGTATCTCGCCTGTGGATTCTTGCTCGGTTCGATCATGCTCTCGCTGTCGGTGATTAAAGAACGCTACCCGCCCGCAGCAAGCGGTGTCGCGACGGCAACGGTCAACACGTTCGGCTTCGTCGGGGGAACCGTCCTGCCCGCTGCGATGGGCCTTGCTCTCGATGCGTACCAGACGGACGAAACGGTTGACGGAACAATCGCCTACACGGAGTTTGGGTATCGGATCGCCTTCGGCGTCCTTGCGGCCACGCTGGTAGTTGCGTTTCTGTGCTCGCTGTGGCTGCTCATCCGGGATCGACGACGGAAACAGCACCCACAACACCGCAGCGGACAGTAA
- a CDS encoding cystathionine gamma-synthase — protein MDDEPASPADGTRGDDYRFETRSIHAGQEPDPETGALMTPIHANSTYEQDAPGEHRGYEYSRTGNPTRTDLEANLAALENADYGRAFASGMASINTVLNLLESGDHVVTGNDVYGGTHRLFTQVYEDYDLEFSFVDMTDLEAIEDAFREETGLLWLETPTNPLLSIVDIEGAAEIAHAHDALCAIDNTFATPYLQQPLELGADIVSHSLTKYLGGHSDVVGGALLTNDADLDERFGFYQNAVGATPGPFESFLVLRGTKTLPVRMDRHCENANQIAAWLEDHPVVERVYYPGLESHPGHDIAAEQMRDFGGMLSFELDASLEEASEVVSNTEVFTLAESLGGVESLIEQPAPMTHAAIPREERLEAGLSDSLIRVSVGIEHVDDLIGDFNQAFRAVLE, from the coding sequence GACACCAATTCATGCCAACTCGACCTACGAGCAGGACGCACCGGGCGAGCACCGCGGCTACGAATACTCTCGCACCGGTAATCCCACGCGCACGGACCTCGAGGCAAACCTCGCTGCCCTCGAGAACGCTGACTACGGCCGTGCGTTCGCTAGCGGAATGGCCTCGATCAACACCGTGCTCAACCTGCTCGAGTCGGGCGACCACGTCGTGACGGGAAACGACGTCTATGGCGGCACGCATCGCCTCTTTACGCAAGTCTACGAAGACTACGACCTCGAGTTTTCGTTCGTCGATATGACCGACCTCGAGGCCATCGAGGACGCCTTCCGCGAGGAGACGGGGTTGCTCTGGCTCGAGACGCCAACAAACCCACTCCTGTCGATTGTCGATATCGAAGGGGCAGCCGAAATTGCTCACGCACACGACGCGCTGTGTGCAATCGATAACACGTTCGCGACCCCATATCTGCAGCAACCGCTCGAGTTGGGCGCGGATATCGTCTCGCACTCGCTGACGAAGTATCTCGGCGGCCACTCCGATGTAGTCGGCGGCGCGCTGTTGACGAACGACGCCGACCTCGACGAGCGCTTTGGGTTCTACCAGAACGCCGTGGGCGCGACGCCCGGCCCCTTCGAGAGCTTTCTCGTCCTCCGCGGGACGAAAACGCTCCCCGTGCGGATGGATCGCCACTGCGAGAACGCGAACCAGATCGCGGCGTGGCTCGAGGACCACCCCGTCGTTGAGCGCGTCTACTACCCCGGCCTCGAGTCGCATCCGGGTCACGACATCGCCGCCGAGCAGATGCGCGATTTCGGTGGCATGCTCAGTTTCGAACTCGACGCGAGTCTCGAGGAGGCAAGCGAGGTCGTCTCGAACACCGAGGTGTTCACACTCGCAGAGAGTCTCGGCGGCGTCGAGAGCCTGATCGAACAGCCCGCACCGATGACTCACGCCGCGATTCCACGCGAGGAACGACTCGAGGCCGGCCTCTCTGATAGCTTGATTCGCGTCTCCGTCGGGATCGAACACGTCGACGACCTGATCGGGGACTTCAATCAGGCGTTCAGAGCCGTCCTCGAGTAG
- a CDS encoding MBL fold metallo-hydrolase has product MSEQDDGPGLHTLPFTVDHGGHELTVTPTLVESDRGLVLIDVGPEGAVDSLRTHLRSLGYELTDIWLVVLTHHDADHAGGLADLLEHTDAAVATHPAEAPYITGERDPLKGDGERYPPVGVDLELTDGSRIPTLAGPMEVLETPGHSPGHVSLYFPDTGLLLAGDALVADGDTALAGPKPEFTPDMDRALESVADLATLEIDGVVCYHGGYVEEGTARIAAIAERSSGE; this is encoded by the coding sequence ATGTCAGAGCAAGACGATGGACCCGGCCTGCATACGCTTCCGTTCACGGTCGACCACGGTGGCCACGAGCTCACAGTCACGCCAACGCTCGTCGAGAGCGACCGCGGCCTCGTCCTGATCGACGTCGGGCCCGAGGGCGCGGTCGACTCCCTTCGGACGCACCTCCGAAGTCTCGGCTACGAACTCACAGATATCTGGCTCGTCGTTCTCACGCATCACGACGCCGACCACGCGGGCGGCCTCGCCGACCTGCTCGAGCACACGGATGCGGCCGTCGCGACCCACCCTGCCGAAGCGCCGTACATTACGGGCGAGCGCGATCCGCTCAAGGGCGACGGCGAACGGTATCCGCCGGTCGGCGTCGACCTCGAGTTAACGGATGGAAGCCGAATTCCGACGCTGGCTGGACCGATGGAGGTCCTCGAGACGCCAGGGCATTCGCCCGGTCACGTCTCGCTGTACTTCCCGGACACTGGCTTGCTGCTTGCTGGTGATGCGCTGGTTGCAGACGGCGACACCGCCCTTGCAGGCCCAAAACCCGAGTTCACGCCCGATATGGACCGCGCACTCGAGTCCGTCGCCGACCTTGCAACCCTCGAGATTGACGGCGTCGTCTGCTATCACGGCGGCTACGTCGAAGAAGGAACGGCACGAATCGCGGCGATTGCCGAGCGCTCGAGCGGTGAGTGA
- a CDS encoding elongation factor 1-beta, with protein MGKVAAKLKVMPNSPEIDLDALQERLESSLPEGAKINGVEREEVAFGLTALYPTVIVPDGAGGTETVEEDFADVEGVESVAVENVGRI; from the coding sequence ATGGGTAAAGTAGCAGCCAAACTCAAGGTCATGCCGAACAGCCCCGAAATCGACCTCGACGCTCTCCAAGAGCGCCTCGAGAGTTCGCTCCCAGAGGGTGCAAAGATAAACGGCGTCGAACGCGAGGAAGTCGCGTTTGGTCTTACCGCACTGTACCCAACTGTGATCGTCCCTGACGGCGCAGGCGGGACGGAAACCGTCGAAGAGGACTTCGCGGACGTCGAAGGCGTCGAAAGCGTCGCCGTCGAAAACGTCGGTCGCATCTAA
- a CDS encoding DUF302 domain-containing protein encodes MTLPIDPATLDPDDFGEKQAILEMDHEEAIEHVREVCKDVGFGIPVEFSPSELLNEKVDADRDPYYVLGACNPEIADQALDETKRIGGLFPCNMIIWEEAPGRQRVYHVSIMKIARLLGTAPDNDAWDDILEKTGDLTAETFERLESVETEVSDGD; translated from the coding sequence ATGACGCTCCCAATCGACCCAGCGACGCTCGATCCCGATGATTTCGGCGAGAAACAGGCCATCCTCGAGATGGATCACGAGGAAGCCATCGAACACGTCCGCGAGGTCTGTAAGGACGTCGGCTTTGGTATCCCAGTCGAGTTTTCCCCGTCGGAACTGCTGAACGAGAAAGTCGATGCGGATCGCGACCCCTACTACGTGCTTGGCGCTTGCAATCCCGAAATCGCGGATCAGGCCTTAGACGAGACGAAACGCATCGGCGGGCTCTTTCCCTGCAACATGATCATCTGGGAGGAAGCACCGGGTCGCCAGCGCGTCTATCACGTCTCGATCATGAAGATTGCTCGCTTACTCGGTACAGCCCCCGACAACGACGCGTGGGACGACATCCTCGAGAAAACGGGTGACCTGACCGCAGAAACGTTCGAACGCCTCGAGTCGGTCGAGACCGAAGTCAGCGACGGCGACTGA
- a CDS encoding DUF892 family protein, whose product MAHSESTSEQIARLEITKLETLLELADRMDLPPEVVDSLEQTKAEAANGLEKLQAISAGA is encoded by the coding sequence ATGGCTCACAGCGAGTCGACGAGCGAGCAGATCGCGCGCCTCGAGATTACGAAACTCGAGACGTTGCTCGAACTCGCAGATCGGATGGATCTTCCGCCAGAAGTCGTCGACTCACTCGAGCAAACCAAAGCGGAGGCAGCGAACGGACTCGAGAAGCTACAAGCGATTTCGGCTGGCGCGTAG
- the pyk gene encoding pyruvate kinase — MRNAKIVCTLGPASSDRRSIRNLADAGMSVARLNASHGSREDRADLIDRVRDVDDERDEPVAVMLDMQGPEIRTAPLPEGETVTLETDSEIQFVEGDDVTPETVGLSLPVDAVSEGDRILLDDGLIETTVLERDGDVVRAHVDTGGELGGRKGVNVPGVDLDLDIVTESDRKDLELAAEKEVDFVAASFVRDAEDVYEVSEVLEEFGAEIPLISKIERVGAVENLDEIIDASYGIMVARGDLGVECPMEDVPMIQKRIIRKCRNEGLPVITATEMLDSMVTARRPTRAEASDVANAVLDGTDAVMLSAETAIGDHPSEVVEAMGSIIREVEGSEEYSETLEQRVPSAGEARTDALARSARFLARDIGADAVVAATESGYTALKTAKYRPGVPVVASTPSHEVRRRLALSWGVTPLYARVSDQGADAVVEKAVQAALSAGIAESGDTVVVLCGMMTELEGANTTNMLKVHVAAEALTTGRVVVEGRATGPVVRTSDGDLSDVPEGAIVALSTEFNEEFSGDLETIGGIINAQRGMTGYPALVAREMDIPMISGADIEDIDADQTVTVDAERGVVYGGDIGDRTIESRANRD; from the coding sequence ATGAGAAACGCGAAAATCGTCTGCACGCTCGGGCCTGCCTCGAGCGACCGCCGTTCTATCCGAAATCTCGCCGATGCTGGCATGTCCGTCGCGCGCCTCAACGCGAGCCACGGCAGCCGCGAGGACCGAGCCGACCTCATCGACCGCGTCCGCGATGTCGACGACGAGCGCGACGAACCCGTCGCGGTCATGCTCGACATGCAGGGACCAGAGATCCGAACCGCACCGTTGCCAGAGGGCGAAACCGTCACCCTCGAGACGGACTCCGAGATTCAGTTCGTCGAAGGCGACGACGTGACACCCGAAACGGTCGGCCTCTCGCTGCCGGTCGACGCCGTCTCCGAAGGCGACCGCATCCTCCTCGATGACGGTCTGATCGAGACGACCGTCCTCGAGCGCGACGGAGATGTCGTCCGCGCACACGTCGATACCGGCGGCGAACTCGGCGGGCGGAAGGGCGTCAACGTCCCTGGCGTCGACCTCGATCTGGATATCGTCACCGAGAGCGACCGCAAGGACCTCGAGTTGGCTGCGGAGAAGGAGGTCGACTTCGTCGCGGCGAGTTTCGTCCGGGACGCAGAAGATGTCTACGAGGTCAGCGAGGTGCTCGAGGAGTTCGGCGCGGAGATTCCGCTCATCTCGAAGATCGAACGCGTCGGCGCGGTCGAGAACTTAGACGAGATCATCGACGCCTCCTACGGCATCATGGTCGCTCGCGGCGATCTGGGCGTCGAGTGTCCGATGGAGGACGTGCCGATGATCCAGAAGCGGATCATCCGAAAGTGTCGCAACGAGGGGCTGCCGGTCATCACGGCAACTGAGATGCTCGATTCGATGGTGACTGCGCGACGGCCAACCCGCGCGGAAGCCTCGGACGTGGCAAACGCCGTGCTCGACGGGACTGACGCCGTCATGCTCTCGGCGGAGACCGCTATCGGTGACCACCCTTCCGAGGTCGTCGAGGCGATGGGCAGCATCATCCGCGAGGTCGAAGGCTCCGAGGAGTATTCCGAAACACTCGAGCAGCGGGTTCCATCCGCCGGCGAGGCTCGAACGGATGCACTCGCACGCTCCGCGCGATTTCTTGCTCGAGACATCGGCGCGGACGCCGTCGTCGCTGCGACCGAATCCGGCTATACAGCGCTGAAGACCGCGAAGTACCGGCCGGGCGTCCCCGTCGTCGCCTCGACGCCGAGTCACGAGGTCCGACGCCGCCTCGCGCTCTCGTGGGGCGTCACGCCGCTGTATGCCCGTGTCTCCGATCAGGGTGCTGACGCCGTCGTCGAAAAAGCCGTCCAAGCGGCGCTCTCCGCTGGCATCGCCGAAAGCGGTGACACCGTCGTCGTTCTCTGCGGCATGATGACCGAACTCGAGGGGGCGAACACGACGAACATGCTGAAAGTCCACGTCGCCGCCGAGGCGCTGACGACCGGCCGCGTCGTCGTCGAGGGTCGTGCAACAGGCCCCGTCGTCCGAACATCGGATGGCGACCTCTCGGACGTCCCCGAGGGAGCGATCGTTGCCCTCTCCACGGAGTTCAACGAGGAGTTCTCCGGTGACTTAGAGACAATCGGCGGCATCATCAACGCCCAGCGTGGGATGACGGGCTATCCCGCGCTCGTCGCTCGAGAGATGGACATTCCGATGATCAGCGGTGCCGATATCGAGGATATCGACGCCGACCAGACGGTGACGGTCGACGCCGAGCGTGGGGTCGTCTACGGCGGCGACATCGGCGACCGAACGATCGAATCACGAGCGAACCGCGACTGA
- the nreA gene encoding DNA repair protein NreA, giving the protein MRLDDYIEDLEPDEEAERRRLAKEKSYAITDHLEEFERQFDDALSGDTLVGSTSPSIFVGRSNYPDIPVGLLSPVGNEDDAQEYVTDSEWYRDDYAIPDVLQRRTGLLNSNKRANVDSPSIASRLTPNVHDSWDGFVGVQREVAISGRPVDLEIGLDDKPDLGLDTGTDVATPRGPRANARNAELRENPYVPKPVKKTLEDDDWQAQGAMTYLYRRGFDVYEINSILSAGALGEAKQRRLVPTRWSITAVDDTVGKYLRGRIRNAPSVDEVQVWANEYMGNRYWVVLAPGNWEFELVEMKAPGSIWNPDPTGDTWMASASEGFEGRSSYVEETAGAYYAARLGALEHLESIGRQAKCLVLREVSDDYWAPVGVWQVRESVRNAFDGQYGEAETFHGALAEIATQLPISYQRLRRKSELAAGLQSNLSAFGARGPSE; this is encoded by the coding sequence ATGCGCCTCGACGACTACATCGAGGACTTAGAGCCCGACGAGGAAGCCGAGCGACGACGTCTCGCCAAGGAAAAGTCGTACGCGATTACGGACCACCTCGAGGAGTTCGAACGCCAGTTTGACGACGCGTTGAGTGGCGACACGCTCGTTGGCTCGACTTCACCGTCGATTTTCGTCGGCCGCTCGAACTATCCTGACATTCCTGTTGGACTCCTTTCACCGGTCGGGAACGAAGACGACGCCCAGGAGTACGTCACCGACAGCGAGTGGTATCGCGACGATTACGCGATTCCCGACGTGCTACAGCGCCGAACTGGTCTCCTGAACTCGAACAAGCGCGCGAACGTCGATTCGCCGAGTATTGCAAGCCGGCTGACGCCGAACGTTCACGATTCGTGGGACGGCTTCGTCGGCGTCCAGCGCGAGGTCGCCATCTCGGGTCGTCCCGTTGATCTCGAGATCGGTCTCGATGATAAACCGGATCTTGGACTCGATACAGGGACGGATGTTGCAACGCCTCGCGGCCCCAGAGCCAACGCGCGCAACGCCGAACTTCGCGAGAACCCCTACGTGCCGAAACCGGTCAAGAAGACCTTAGAGGACGACGACTGGCAGGCTCAGGGCGCGATGACCTATCTCTATCGTCGGGGCTTCGACGTCTACGAGATCAATTCGATTCTCTCCGCGGGCGCGCTGGGCGAGGCGAAACAGCGCCGACTCGTCCCGACGCGCTGGTCGATTACGGCGGTCGACGACACCGTTGGCAAGTACCTGCGCGGGCGCATCCGTAACGCGCCAAGCGTCGACGAGGTACAGGTCTGGGCCAACGAGTACATGGGCAACCGCTACTGGGTCGTCCTCGCGCCGGGCAACTGGGAGTTCGAACTCGTCGAGATGAAAGCCCCCGGCAGCATCTGGAATCCCGATCCAACGGGCGACACCTGGATGGCAAGCGCGAGCGAGGGCTTCGAGGGGCGCTCAAGTTACGTCGAAGAAACCGCGGGGGCGTACTATGCGGCTCGATTAGGCGCGCTGGAACATCTCGAGTCCATTGGCAGACAGGCAAAGTGTCTCGTGCTCCGGGAAGTGAGCGACGACTACTGGGCACCAGTCGGCGTCTGGCAGGTCCGCGAAAGCGTTCGCAACGCCTTCGACGGCCAGTACGGCGAAGCCGAGACGTTCCACGGCGCACTCGCCGAAATCGCCACGCAGTTGCCAATCTCATACCAGCGCCTGCGGCGCAAATCCGAACTCGCCGCCGGGTTGCAGTCGAATCTGAGTGCCTTCGGCGCTCGAGGCCCGTCTGAGTAA
- a CDS encoding HVO_2753 family zinc finger protein, which yields MSTTDDHQSRSCVSCGINIAGTNAAAFKCPDCGVQIFRCAKCRKQSNLYECPDCGFTGP from the coding sequence ATGAGTACGACGGACGACCATCAGTCCCGATCCTGCGTCTCTTGCGGGATCAACATTGCCGGGACGAACGCTGCGGCGTTCAAATGCCCCGATTGCGGAGTCCAGATCTTCCGCTGTGCCAAGTGCCGAAAACAGAGCAACCTCTATGAGTGCCCTGACTGCGGGTTCACCGGACCATAA
- a CDS encoding PQQ-dependent sugar dehydrogenase — protein sequence MLASTATVGTLAVAGCLSVLDETDSDDPFEVETVSDDLAYPWSITVVPDDDRLLVTEREGTLTLIDRSDGSLESVDGVPDVHAEGQGGLLDAALHPEFPDDPWVYLTYAATNDDGESTTHLGRGQLELDADDPGLESFEELHVAEPFVNSNGHYGSRVVFGEDGAVYVTTGDRQSKDFGPDHVSQDATNELGATLRLEPDGSIPDDNPFVDGAGDDEAFADAIYTYGHRNVQGMTVHPETGDLWQSEHGEEDGDELNILESGENYGWPVTHTGCEYGTDDPVGERPQEREDVVDPVYYWECNSGGFPPAGMTFYEGDSFSDWEGDLFVGNLAGEYLGRFTVDGTDVEEQSPLLEDRGWRIRDVDVDSETGELYVAVDDADGPLVRLLPE from the coding sequence ATGCTTGCGAGTACGGCAACAGTCGGCACGCTCGCGGTCGCCGGCTGTCTCAGCGTCCTCGACGAAACGGACAGCGACGACCCCTTCGAGGTCGAGACGGTCTCTGACGACCTCGCGTACCCGTGGTCGATTACCGTCGTTCCGGACGACGACCGGTTGCTGGTGACCGAACGCGAGGGCACTCTCACACTCATCGACCGATCCGACGGGAGCCTCGAGTCCGTCGACGGTGTCCCCGACGTTCACGCGGAGGGACAGGGCGGCCTCCTCGACGCGGCGCTTCACCCCGAATTTCCCGACGATCCCTGGGTCTACCTGACCTACGCCGCGACGAACGACGACGGCGAGTCCACCACACACCTTGGCCGGGGACAACTCGAACTCGACGCGGACGATCCCGGCCTCGAGTCGTTCGAGGAACTCCATGTCGCCGAGCCGTTCGTCAACTCGAACGGCCACTACGGTTCGCGGGTCGTCTTCGGCGAGGATGGAGCGGTCTACGTGACCACGGGTGACCGCCAATCCAAAGACTTCGGGCCGGACCACGTCTCACAGGACGCGACGAACGAACTCGGTGCGACGTTGCGCCTCGAGCCAGATGGTTCGATTCCCGATGACAACCCGTTCGTCGATGGTGCGGGTGACGACGAGGCCTTCGCGGACGCGATCTACACCTACGGCCACCGGAACGTCCAGGGGATGACCGTCCATCCCGAGACTGGCGATCTCTGGCAGAGTGAACACGGCGAGGAAGACGGCGACGAACTCAACATTCTCGAGAGTGGCGAGAACTACGGCTGGCCGGTCACTCACACCGGCTGCGAGTACGGAACGGACGACCCCGTCGGTGAGCGGCCCCAAGAGCGCGAGGACGTGGTCGATCCAGTCTACTACTGGGAGTGCAACAGCGGCGGCTTCCCGCCGGCCGGCATGACCTTCTACGAGGGCGATTCATTCTCCGACTGGGAGGGCGATCTGTTCGTCGGCAACCTGGCCGGCGAGTACCTCGGTCGCTTCACCGTTGACGGGACCGATGTTGAGGAGCAGTCGCCGCTGCTCGAGGACCGTGGCTGGCGAATCCGGGACGTTGACGTCGATTCAGAGACCGGTGAGCTCTACGTAGCAGTCGACGACGCGGACGGGCCACTCGTCAGGCTTCTTCCGGAATAG